A genomic segment from Lignipirellula cremea encodes:
- a CDS encoding SCO family protein, which produces MTKILAISAACLFLAAGVLALTTFGVMLGRTDAPMASQIHGAVMHYEVPASANVDHLTEYELLDQSGAKFLSKSLDGHVQVVSFFFSRCPSICYVQNQAVAKLAKEYGPQGVSFLSLTCDPEYDSPMVLQRYADHLSANPAHWSFLTGDLIYIRRIGADIYRLPVESQKHSERLMLIDKWGNIRGALDFKTEMPQIKALLTQMLAETEEPDVEPLIKARPPLRAKTGLPEGEDDEPAPAPGALHPEEPTEEEPTEEEPTEEEPTEEEPTEEEPTEEEPTEEDPAQDEPPAPVRSPEA; this is translated from the coding sequence ATGACCAAGATACTCGCCATCAGTGCGGCCTGTTTGTTCCTGGCGGCGGGCGTGCTGGCGCTGACGACCTTTGGCGTCATGCTGGGCCGCACCGACGCGCCGATGGCTTCGCAGATCCATGGCGCCGTGATGCACTACGAAGTGCCGGCCAGCGCCAATGTCGACCACCTGACCGAGTACGAATTGCTGGACCAGTCGGGCGCCAAATTCCTTTCCAAGAGCCTCGACGGCCACGTGCAGGTCGTCAGCTTTTTCTTCTCCCGTTGCCCCAGCATCTGCTACGTGCAGAACCAGGCCGTGGCCAAACTGGCCAAAGAGTACGGCCCGCAAGGCGTCAGTTTCTTGAGCCTCACCTGCGATCCCGAGTACGATTCGCCTATGGTGCTGCAGCGGTATGCGGATCATCTGTCGGCCAACCCGGCGCACTGGTCGTTCCTGACGGGCGACCTGATTTACATTCGCCGAATCGGCGCCGACATATACCGGCTGCCGGTCGAGTCGCAAAAGCACTCAGAGCGGTTGATGCTGATCGACAAATGGGGCAACATCCGCGGCGCTCTGGATTTCAAAACAGAGATGCCCCAGATCAAAGCACTGCTGACCCAGATGCTGGCCGAAACTGAAGAGCCCGACGTAGAACCGCTCATCAAAGCCAGACCTCCGCTGCGCGCCAAAACGGGTCTGCCCGAAGGAGAAGACGACGAACCGGCTCCCGCCCCCGGCGCGCTTCATCCCGAAGAGCCGACTGAAGAAGAGCCGACTGAAGAAGAGCCGACTGAAGAAGAGCCGACTGAAGAAGAGCCGACTGAAGAAGAGCCGACTGAAGAAGAGCCGACTGAAGAAGACCCGGCGCAGGACGAACCGCCGGCCCCGGTGCGATCCCCGGAAGCATAG
- a CDS encoding chemotaxis protein CheW yields the protein MSKSTDSLSKAVGLALAVRLGESLHAIPIAAIEEVLPALPIEPVPHAPPFILGVVFVRGHLIPVVDAGERLGVPRKRPLEPPIVCVYCNQRLFGIEVDEALDLIDLDGAAVLSAEQAGAAAGFFAGVIDYQGEVIRLLDPEQLLGAEEKTQLQAIESHA from the coding sequence ATGAGCAAAAGCACTGACAGTTTGTCGAAGGCTGTGGGATTGGCGCTCGCCGTGCGCTTGGGCGAATCTTTGCACGCGATTCCCATTGCCGCGATTGAAGAGGTGCTGCCAGCCCTGCCGATCGAACCCGTTCCGCATGCGCCTCCGTTTATCCTGGGAGTCGTGTTTGTAAGGGGCCATCTGATTCCGGTTGTCGACGCGGGCGAGCGACTGGGCGTACCACGCAAACGGCCGCTGGAACCGCCGATTGTCTGCGTCTATTGCAATCAACGCCTGTTTGGCATCGAAGTCGACGAGGCGCTCGACCTGATCGATCTTGACGGCGCGGCCGTTCTTTCCGCTGAACAGGCCGGCGCGGCCGCCGGATTTTTCGCCGGCGTGATCGACTACCAGGGCGAGGTGATTCGTTTGTTGGACCCGGAACAGTTACTGGGGGCCGAAGAAAAAACGCAATTACAAGCCATCGAGTCCCATGCCTGA
- a CDS encoding ABC transporter permease, with the protein MTQTAETAPSGMPRPATRPADDSPVKPRPFLAAWSLAWREIIRFVRQRNRVIGAIVQPALFWVLFGAGFDRSFAASAQGGASGQSFQAYYFPGSLMLILLFTAIFATISIIEDRREGFLQAVLTAPLPRWSMVLGKVAGGSLLAVFQGLIFLLLALTLDIEWSLTRVLLLTLLMLVSAVALTSLGFVIAWRMESTQGFHAIMSVLLMPMWLLSGAFFPIPPAGDGASLVQQGMHWLMRCNPLTYCVAAARRLLFDGAALDAWQTPDQWVCWTVACLFAVTMFAAACWISAQRTSGDLL; encoded by the coding sequence ATGACCCAGACAGCCGAGACTGCACCCAGCGGCATGCCGCGTCCCGCAACCCGACCGGCGGACGACAGCCCCGTCAAACCGCGGCCGTTCCTGGCCGCCTGGAGCCTGGCCTGGCGGGAGATCATCCGCTTTGTGCGGCAGAGGAACCGGGTGATCGGAGCGATCGTGCAGCCGGCGTTGTTCTGGGTGCTGTTCGGGGCCGGGTTTGACCGCTCGTTCGCCGCTTCGGCCCAGGGCGGAGCTTCGGGGCAGTCGTTCCAGGCGTATTATTTCCCGGGATCGCTGATGCTGATCCTGCTGTTCACTGCCATCTTTGCGACCATCTCCATCATTGAAGACCGGCGGGAGGGATTCCTCCAGGCGGTCCTCACGGCGCCGTTGCCGCGGTGGTCGATGGTGCTGGGCAAGGTGGCGGGGGGATCGCTGCTGGCCGTTTTTCAAGGCTTGATCTTTTTGCTGTTAGCGCTAACACTAGATATTGAGTGGAGCCTGACCCGTGTGCTGTTGCTGACTTTGCTGATGCTGGTTTCGGCCGTGGCGTTGACCTCGCTGGGATTTGTGATCGCCTGGCGGATGGAGTCGACGCAAGGCTTCCATGCGATCATGAGCGTGCTATTGATGCCAATGTGGCTGTTGTCGGGCGCCTTTTTCCCGATTCCTCCGGCCGGTGATGGAGCCAGCCTGGTGCAGCAGGGTATGCATTGGCTGATGCGGTGCAACCCGCTGACTTACTGTGTGGCGGCGGCCCGGCGGCTGCTGTTTGACGGAGCAGCGCTCGACGCCTGGCAAACGCCCGACCAGTGGGTTTGCTGGACAGTCGCCTGCCTGTTCGCCGTAACGATGTTTGCGGCCGCCTGCTGGATATCCGCCCAGCGTACATCTGGAGACCTGTTATGA
- a CDS encoding CheR family methyltransferase, whose product MKHQPPPGDGTLEQAEQLRPWIEGETGMDFSGSRLTRLQDGLRKVSLLEALKLDPKALESAPFLERLTAQLTVGESFFFRNASHFAALRDHVGPDIFAHNQHRREVRLWSAGCAGGEEPYSLAILMDQLLGPDSGWNVSVLATDLNPAFLDKARRGVYRPWSFRLTDIQQDTRYFERQGNDYILNPRVRDCVRFAYLNLVKDVYPSASTGTLGLDLILFRNVSIYLKPAVTQVILQRMCGALRPGGWLLLGETEVNLAPSEGFVVRRMEQATLYQKISEGAPHFDALPALPAPVLAEVRYQQSPGAFATDLPNWVPLPETRAAGSGPSPVHAGAAGKPGPPDLWGQIEEPAARQHFAKAEVLIDGIASEQQRGELRLRYAKLLLEMGESARARGMVEQSLREAPMTVEAQLLHASFCEESGDFAEAEKAWRRALYLDRSCAIAHFHLALLQRNKDLRLAQRSLRIVFQLCDKQDPHALVEHADGVCYGRLREMAIAVFEAEQESESA is encoded by the coding sequence ATGAAGCACCAACCCCCTCCGGGCGACGGCACCCTGGAACAGGCCGAGCAGCTTCGTCCTTGGATTGAAGGGGAAACAGGGATGGATTTCAGCGGGTCGCGCTTGACCCGTCTGCAGGATGGATTACGCAAGGTCTCCCTGCTGGAGGCGCTCAAGCTGGATCCCAAGGCGCTAGAGTCGGCCCCGTTCCTGGAGCGTCTGACCGCCCAGCTGACCGTCGGCGAGTCGTTCTTCTTCCGCAACGCGAGCCATTTTGCCGCCCTGCGGGATCATGTGGGGCCTGACATTTTCGCCCATAACCAGCATCGCCGCGAGGTGCGTCTGTGGTCGGCTGGCTGCGCTGGAGGGGAAGAGCCGTACTCCCTGGCGATCCTGATGGACCAGTTGCTGGGGCCCGACAGCGGCTGGAATGTTTCCGTCCTGGCGACCGATCTGAACCCGGCGTTTCTCGACAAGGCCCGCCGCGGCGTGTATCGACCGTGGTCCTTTCGCCTGACCGATATCCAGCAGGACACCCGTTATTTTGAACGCCAGGGGAACGACTATATTTTGAATCCGCGTGTCCGCGATTGCGTGCGGTTTGCTTACTTGAATCTGGTAAAAGACGTTTACCCCTCTGCCAGCACGGGCACTCTGGGGCTGGATCTGATTCTGTTCCGCAATGTTTCGATCTATCTGAAACCGGCCGTGACGCAGGTGATTCTGCAGCGGATGTGCGGCGCCTTGCGTCCCGGCGGCTGGTTGCTGCTGGGCGAAACGGAAGTGAACCTGGCGCCCAGCGAAGGCTTTGTCGTTCGTCGCATGGAGCAGGCGACCCTGTACCAGAAAATATCGGAAGGCGCCCCGCATTTCGACGCCTTGCCGGCCCTGCCCGCTCCTGTCCTGGCGGAAGTGCGCTACCAGCAGTCGCCTGGCGCCTTTGCGACCGACCTGCCCAACTGGGTTCCGTTGCCCGAGACGCGGGCCGCTGGATCCGGGCCGTCGCCAGTGCATGCCGGAGCTGCGGGGAAACCAGGCCCACCGGACCTGTGGGGCCAGATCGAAGAGCCGGCAGCTCGGCAGCATTTCGCCAAAGCTGAAGTGCTCATCGACGGGATCGCCAGCGAGCAGCAACGCGGCGAACTGCGCCTGCGTTACGCCAAACTGCTACTGGAAATGGGGGAGAGCGCCCGTGCCCGCGGTATGGTGGAGCAGTCACTGCGGGAAGCGCCCATGACGGTGGAGGCCCAACTGCTGCACGCCAGCTTCTGCGAAGAGTCGGGGGATTTCGCCGAGGCCGAAAAAGCCTGGCGCCGGGCGCTGTACCTGGACCGCAGCTGTGCGATCGCGCACTTCCACCTGGCGCTACTGCAACGGAACAAGGATTTGCGGCTGGCCCAGCGCAGCCTGCGGATTGTGTTTCAGCTGTGCGACAAACAGGATCCGCATGCACTGGTGGAACACGCCGACGGCGTTTGCTACGGCCGGTTGCGGGAAATGGCGATCGCTGTGTTTGAAGCCGAGCAGGAAAGCGAATCCGCGTAA